Proteins encoded within one genomic window of Bradyrhizobium sp. CB1717:
- a CDS encoding trypsin-like serine protease, whose product MKKLATFVAASLLLATPARAIVGGGTPQADGVARAVVTIVGSRGNFCTGTLIAPKLVLTVAHCVQPGADYKIVDRSADGAPQLLNVRTVAIHPNFNMQAMQAHRATADVALLQLEIPLKGKSTVPIGMPTIPIQVGSRFVIAGIGVTVRGDGKSGGVTRVAGLVATGQPGTLQIRLVDPVTNGVRDGIGACTGDSGGPVFEDKPSGSMLVGLISWSTGPNGAAGCGGLTGVTPLTLYRDWILQTARSWGAAL is encoded by the coding sequence ATGAAGAAGCTTGCCACGTTCGTCGCAGCCTCGCTGCTGCTCGCAACACCCGCCCGCGCCATCGTCGGCGGCGGCACGCCGCAGGCCGATGGCGTCGCGCGCGCCGTCGTCACCATCGTCGGCTCGCGCGGCAATTTCTGCACCGGCACCTTGATCGCGCCAAAACTCGTGCTGACGGTCGCCCACTGTGTGCAGCCTGGCGCCGACTACAAGATCGTCGATCGCAGCGCCGACGGCGCGCCGCAATTGCTGAACGTCCGCACCGTCGCGATCCATCCGAACTTCAACATGCAGGCGATGCAGGCGCATCGCGCCACCGCTGACGTGGCGCTGCTGCAACTGGAAATTCCACTGAAGGGAAAATCGACGGTGCCGATCGGCATGCCGACGATTCCGATTCAGGTCGGCAGTCGCTTCGTCATCGCCGGTATCGGCGTCACCGTGCGCGGTGACGGCAAGAGCGGCGGGGTGACGCGTGTTGCCGGCCTCGTTGCCACCGGTCAGCCCGGCACGCTCCAAATCCGGCTGGTCGATCCCGTAACCAACGGAGTTCGCGACGGAATCGGCGCCTGTACCGGCGATTCCGGCGGTCCTGTGTTCGAGGACAAGCCGAGTGGCTCGATGCTCGTCGGGCTCATCAGCTGGTCGACGGGACCGAACGGCGCCGCCGGCTGCGGCGGCCTGACCGGTGTCACGCCGCTCACGCTCTATCGCGACTGGATTTTGCAGACCGCGCGGAGCTGGGGTGCGGCGTTGTAG
- a CDS encoding HAD-IA family hydrolase gives MAIEAVIFDFGGVLTSSPFEAFTRFETERGLPADIIRRTNAANHLENAWAKFERAEVDIETFDRLFAEESLALGAQVRGRDVLPLLQGDLRPEMVEALKRIKAQFKTGCITNNLPANAIGSMTGRSLYIAEVMVLFDHVIESAKIGLRKPDPRIYRLMVETLKVDPRNCVYLDDLGVNLKPAREMGMTTIKVTSGAQAIADLEKATGLKLS, from the coding sequence GTGGCGATCGAGGCGGTGATCTTTGATTTTGGCGGCGTGCTGACGAGCTCGCCGTTCGAGGCGTTCACGCGGTTCGAGACCGAGCGCGGCCTGCCCGCCGACATCATCCGGCGCACCAATGCCGCCAACCATCTCGAAAATGCCTGGGCCAAATTCGAGCGCGCCGAGGTCGATATCGAGACATTCGATCGCTTGTTCGCCGAGGAATCGCTCGCACTCGGCGCCCAGGTCCGCGGACGCGACGTGCTGCCGCTGCTCCAGGGCGACCTGCGCCCCGAGATGGTCGAAGCCTTGAAGCGCATCAAGGCGCAGTTCAAGACGGGCTGCATCACCAACAATCTGCCGGCCAACGCCATCGGCAGCATGACCGGACGCTCGCTCTACATCGCCGAGGTGATGGTGCTGTTCGATCACGTCATCGAATCCGCCAAGATCGGCCTGCGCAAGCCCGACCCGCGCATCTACCGGCTGATGGTCGAGACGCTGAAGGTCGATCCGAGGAACTGCGTCTATCTCGACGATCTCGGCGTCAACCTGAAGCCGGCGCGCGAGATGGGCATGACCACGATCAAGGTGACGAGTGGCGCGCAGGCCATCGCGGATCTCGAGAAGGCGACGGGGTTGAAGCTGAGCTAG
- a CDS encoding NAD(P)/FAD-dependent oxidoreductase: MNVAVRSHATTKQASEHFDVLIVGAGISGIGSAYHIEKQLPGTSYLILETQATFGGTWSTHRYPGIRSDSDLHTFGYSFKPWVGPPIATAEEILSYMKEVIDDNDIARHIRYKHQINSASWSSEQNLWTIEATTTDTGEAKTFTANFLWMCQGYYRHSEGYTPEWKGMDRFKGRIVHPQTWPDDIDLAGKKVVVIGSGATAATLVPNIADSCAHVTMLQRSPTYFRLGRNAIEIAEELRRLQVEETWIHEIVRRKILFEQDAFTKLCLAKPEQVKKELIGQISAVLGPDYDVETHFTPSYRPWRQRIAFVPDADLFKGIASGKASVVTDEIECFVENGIQLKSGKLLEADVIVTATGFNLSALGDIAFEIDGKPLAFGDTVTYRGMMFTGVPNLVWVFGYFRASWTLRVDLVADFVCRLLGHMKAKGKKKVEVSLRPEDHNMPILPWIDPENFNPGYIMRNMNLLPKRGDKPEWQHSQDYWTEKDEIPKTDLDDKAFVYG; this comes from the coding sequence ATGAATGTCGCTGTTCGCAGTCACGCTACCACCAAGCAGGCCTCAGAGCATTTCGACGTGCTGATCGTCGGCGCCGGCATCTCCGGCATCGGCAGCGCCTATCATATCGAAAAGCAGCTGCCGGGTACGAGCTATCTCATCCTGGAAACACAGGCGACGTTCGGCGGCACCTGGAGCACGCATCGCTATCCCGGCATCCGCTCGGACAGCGATCTCCACACCTTCGGCTACAGCTTCAAGCCCTGGGTCGGGCCGCCCATCGCGACCGCCGAGGAGATTCTCTCCTACATGAAGGAGGTGATCGACGACAACGATATCGCCCGCCACATTCGCTACAAGCACCAGATCAATTCCGCGAGCTGGTCGAGCGAGCAGAATCTCTGGACCATCGAGGCGACGACCACCGATACGGGCGAGGCAAAGACCTTCACTGCAAACTTCCTCTGGATGTGCCAGGGCTATTATCGCCATTCCGAAGGCTACACGCCGGAATGGAAGGGCATGGACCGCTTCAAGGGCCGCATCGTCCATCCGCAGACCTGGCCGGATGATATCGATCTCGCGGGCAAGAAAGTCGTCGTGATCGGCTCCGGTGCGACCGCAGCGACGCTGGTGCCGAACATCGCGGACAGTTGCGCACATGTCACCATGCTGCAGCGTTCGCCGACTTATTTCCGCCTCGGCCGCAACGCCATCGAGATCGCCGAGGAGCTGCGCCGGCTTCAGGTCGAGGAGACCTGGATTCACGAGATCGTCCGCCGCAAGATTCTGTTCGAGCAGGACGCGTTCACGAAGCTCTGTCTGGCCAAGCCCGAGCAGGTGAAGAAGGAGCTGATCGGCCAGATCAGTGCGGTGCTCGGTCCCGACTACGACGTCGAGACGCATTTCACGCCATCCTATCGGCCGTGGCGGCAGCGCATCGCCTTCGTGCCGGATGCCGACCTGTTCAAGGGCATCGCCAGCGGCAAGGCCTCGGTCGTCACCGACGAGATCGAATGCTTCGTCGAGAACGGCATCCAGCTCAAATCGGGCAAGCTGCTGGAAGCGGACGTCATCGTCACCGCGACCGGCTTCAATCTCTCGGCACTCGGCGACATCGCCTTCGAGATCGACGGCAAGCCGCTCGCCTTCGGCGACACCGTCACCTATCGCGGCATGATGTTCACGGGCGTGCCGAACTTGGTCTGGGTGTTCGGCTATTTCCGTGCCAGCTGGACGCTGCGCGTCGATCTCGTCGCCGATTTCGTCTGCCGCCTGCTCGGCCACATGAAGGCCAAGGGCAAGAAGAAGGTCGAGGTGAGCTTGCGGCCCGAAGACCACAACATGCCGATCCTGCCCTGGATCGATCCTGAGAACTTCAATCCGGGCTACATCATGCGCAACATGAACTTGCTGCCCAAGCGCGGCGACAAGCCGGAATGGCAGCACAGCCAGGACTACTGGACCGAAAAGGACGAGATTCCGAAGACGGACCTGGATGACAAGGCGTTTGTTTATGGGTGA
- the urtA gene encoding urea ABC transporter substrate-binding protein translates to MSDEANKGLLSPLRRKLLMGMAAVPAITMLPRASFAQAPATSAVNTTGLAVTDTEVTVGILHSATGTMAISETGSIEAEKLAIEQINAMGGVLGRKIKFIQEDGASDWPTFAEKAKKLLVNDKVAAIMGCWTSASRKAVLPVMEQYNGMLYYPTFYEGLEQSKNVIYTGQEATQQILAGLNWIAKEKGAKSFFFIGSDYIWPRTSNKIARKHVENVLKGKVVGEEYYALGSTQFNSVINKIKLTKPDVIFTDVVGGSNVAFYKQLKAAGIDLAKQPLLTISVTEDEIDGIGGENIAGAYACMKYFQSLDNPNNKAFVPAFKKAWGEKTVIGDVTQAAYLGPWLWKLTVEKAGSFDVDKIAAASPGVEFKGAPEGYVRIHENHHLWSKTRVGRAKLDGQFELIYETADLVEPDPFPKGYQ, encoded by the coding sequence ATGTCAGACGAAGCAAACAAGGGCCTGTTGTCGCCGCTCCGGCGTAAACTATTGATGGGAATGGCGGCCGTGCCGGCCATCACGATGCTGCCGCGGGCGTCTTTCGCGCAGGCCCCGGCGACCTCGGCGGTCAACACCACGGGCCTCGCCGTCACCGACACCGAGGTCACGGTCGGCATCCTGCATTCGGCCACCGGCACCATGGCCATTTCCGAGACCGGCTCGATCGAAGCCGAGAAGCTCGCCATCGAGCAGATCAACGCCATGGGCGGCGTGCTCGGCCGCAAGATCAAGTTCATCCAGGAAGACGGCGCCAGCGACTGGCCGACCTTCGCCGAAAAGGCCAAGAAGCTGCTGGTCAACGACAAGGTCGCGGCGATCATGGGCTGCTGGACCTCGGCCTCCCGCAAGGCGGTGCTGCCGGTCATGGAGCAGTACAACGGCATGCTCTACTACCCGACCTTCTATGAAGGTCTCGAGCAGTCCAAGAACGTGATCTACACCGGCCAGGAAGCGACCCAGCAGATCCTCGCCGGCCTGAACTGGATCGCCAAGGAGAAGGGCGCCAAGAGCTTCTTCTTCATCGGCTCCGACTACATCTGGCCGCGCACCTCGAACAAGATCGCGCGCAAGCACGTCGAGAACGTGCTGAAGGGCAAGGTCGTCGGCGAGGAGTACTACGCGCTCGGCTCGACCCAGTTCAACTCGGTCATCAACAAGATCAAGCTGACCAAGCCCGACGTGATCTTTACCGACGTCGTCGGCGGCTCCAACGTCGCCTTCTACAAGCAGCTCAAGGCCGCCGGCATCGACCTCGCCAAGCAGCCGCTGCTGACGATCTCGGTGACTGAAGACGAGATCGACGGCATCGGCGGCGAGAATATCGCGGGCGCCTATGCTTGCATGAAGTACTTCCAGTCGCTCGACAATCCCAACAACAAGGCCTTCGTGCCCGCGTTCAAGAAGGCGTGGGGCGAGAAGACCGTGATCGGAGACGTCACCCAGGCTGCCTATCTCGGCCCGTGGCTGTGGAAGTTGACGGTCGAGAAGGCCGGCTCCTTCGACGTCGACAAGATCGCTGCGGCTTCGCCGGGCGTCGAGTTCAAGGGCGCGCCGGAAGGCTATGTGCGCATCCACGAGAACCATCACCTCTGGTCGAAGACCCGGGTGGGCCGCGCCAAGCTCGATGGCCAGTTCGAGC
- a CDS encoding response regulator, translating to MLMSIEPKKRDVALVVDDSPETLRLLTDALDGAGMTVMVALDGAAAMRIVDQITPDIVLLDAVMPGIDGFETCRRLKRDAGLANVPVIFMTGLAETEHIVRGLDAGGVDYVTKPIVIEEMLARIRVHLGNARLTQSARTALDVSGRFLFAVNRQGNLLWATPQAQKLLADHHGAQADDFVLPPSLLQWLEQAKGKGSAKSQAASLPDNPQLRFYYMGETAPNEFLLRLSKEAGTALPPEFTSELGLTTREGEVLAWLSKGKTNRDIAQILGLSPRTVDKHLEQIYSKLGVENRTAAAAIAANATRRNS from the coding sequence ATGCTTATGAGCATTGAACCAAAGAAGCGCGACGTCGCGCTCGTTGTGGACGATTCTCCCGAGACGCTGCGGCTGCTCACCGATGCGCTGGACGGCGCCGGCATGACGGTCATGGTGGCGCTCGACGGCGCGGCGGCGATGCGGATCGTCGACCAGATCACGCCCGACATCGTGCTGCTCGATGCCGTGATGCCCGGCATCGACGGGTTCGAGACCTGCCGCCGCCTCAAGCGCGATGCGGGCCTTGCCAATGTCCCCGTCATCTTCATGACGGGCCTTGCCGAAACCGAGCATATCGTGCGCGGGCTGGACGCCGGCGGCGTCGACTACGTGACCAAGCCGATCGTGATCGAGGAGATGCTGGCGCGTATCCGCGTCCATCTCGGCAACGCAAGGCTGACCCAGAGCGCGCGCACTGCTCTGGACGTCTCCGGCCGCTTCCTGTTCGCGGTCAACCGGCAGGGCAATTTGCTCTGGGCGACCCCGCAGGCCCAGAAGCTGCTGGCCGATCATCACGGTGCGCAGGCCGACGACTTCGTTCTGCCGCCATCACTGCTGCAATGGCTGGAGCAGGCCAAGGGCAAGGGCAGCGCGAAATCGCAAGCCGCGTCCCTGCCCGACAATCCGCAGCTCCGTTTCTATTACATGGGCGAGACCGCGCCGAACGAATTCCTGCTGCGGCTGTCCAAGGAGGCCGGCACCGCGCTGCCGCCAGAATTCACCAGCGAGCTCGGCCTCACCACCCGCGAAGGCGAAGTGCTGGCCTGGCTCAGCAAGGGCAAGACCAACCGCGACATCGCGCAGATCTTGGGCCTCAGCCCGCGCACGGTCGACAAGCATCTGGAGCAGATCTACTCCAAGCTCGGCGTGGAGAACCGCACGGCGGCCGCGGCGATTGCCGCGAATGCGACGCGGAGGAATTCGTAG
- a CDS encoding ATP-binding protein — MAGRQRIDRVRRQYNQWVANQTLEDYALRFTAKSARRWSAARVANTAIGAISFLVLEAIGGTITLNYGVTNAAAAILVVSAIIFCCGVPIAYHAAKCGIDIDLLTRGAGFGYIGSTVTSLIYASFTFIFFAVEAVILATALEMCLGIPRPIGYLISAVAIIPLVTYGITLISRFQLWTQPVWVVLHILPFVAIAWANPHSFTEWRKFSGEHGDLSGQFDLLLFGVASSVVFSLVAQIGEQVDFLRFLPRDRRASKASWWIALMSAGPGWIVLGALKLLAGSFLAFFALSHGVPPEEAAEPAHMYLVAFRYVLSEPDLALALTGIFVVLSQIKINVTNAYAGSIAWSNFFSRLTHSHPGRVVWLVFNVMVALLLMEIGVYKALEQTLALYSNVAIAWVGALVADLVVNKPLGLRPPQMEFKRAHLYDINPVGVGAMTLAIIVSIAAFYGLFGPTMKALAAFVALTVAFVTAPVIAWLTDGKFYIARKPKRSWANIEAIQCCICEHSFEPEDTTSCPAYAGPICSLCCSLDARCHDLCKPHGRAQVQFSEALGKILPRPIYERINSQFGHYVGVFVVSAGLVALVLGLIYLQTSASVHGENMLVSNVLWKVFFSLSIIIGVVAWLFVLAQQSRRAAEAETRRQTTLLIQEIDAHKRTDAELQRAKEVAESANLAKSRYVVGLSHELRSPLNAISGYAQLLEQDATLNTKPRDQVRVVRRSADHLSGLIDGILDISKIEAGRLYLSRDEVRLSEFLDQLVGMFRLQAAAKGIDFVFRRPAHLPVVVYADEKRLRQVLINLLSNAIKFTQTGSVQFVVHYRSPVAEFEVIDTGPGIQGDDLERIFAPFERGALGVAQPQTGTGLGLTISRLLAGVMGGDIKVTSTVGSGSTFKVKILLSEVTNPQRIAPVEAPVSGYHGARKTILITDDDPVHRDLLREVLTPLGFILLSAPDGAGCLALAQHCRPDLFLLDISMPAMDGWAVAEALRASGHHQARILMVSASALEAHGTPLAQPFHDGYLMKPIDIPRLLETIRQLLKIEWQYGSDEIAAPFWRPESGSRPPVRHIEALIGLGQIGYVKGIQLKLDEIGSEHPEHADFVAQMRSLVDRFDLDQYMATLKTLHAYEH, encoded by the coding sequence GTGGCAGGGCGGCAGCGAATAGACCGCGTCAGGCGCCAGTACAACCAATGGGTTGCCAACCAGACGCTGGAAGACTACGCGCTGCGCTTCACCGCTAAGAGCGCGCGGCGATGGTCCGCCGCCCGCGTCGCCAACACCGCGATCGGCGCGATCTCTTTCCTGGTGCTCGAAGCGATCGGCGGCACCATCACCCTGAACTACGGCGTCACCAACGCCGCGGCCGCGATCCTCGTCGTCTCCGCCATCATCTTCTGCTGCGGCGTGCCGATTGCCTATCATGCCGCCAAATGCGGCATCGACATCGACCTCCTGACCCGCGGTGCCGGCTTCGGCTATATCGGCTCGACCGTGACGTCGCTGATCTACGCCTCCTTCACCTTCATCTTCTTCGCGGTCGAGGCGGTGATCCTGGCGACCGCGCTGGAGATGTGCTTGGGGATTCCGCGCCCGATCGGCTATCTCATCAGCGCGGTGGCGATCATCCCGCTCGTGACCTACGGCATCACGCTGATCAGCCGCTTCCAGCTCTGGACGCAGCCGGTCTGGGTCGTCCTGCACATCCTGCCCTTCGTCGCGATCGCCTGGGCCAATCCCCACTCCTTCACGGAATGGCGCAAATTCTCCGGTGAGCACGGCGACCTCAGCGGGCAATTCGATCTGCTGCTGTTCGGCGTGGCCTCCTCGGTGGTGTTCTCGCTGGTGGCGCAGATCGGCGAGCAGGTAGACTTCCTCAGGTTCCTGCCGCGCGACCGCCGCGCCTCCAAGGCCTCGTGGTGGATCGCGCTGATGAGCGCGGGGCCGGGCTGGATCGTGCTCGGCGCGCTGAAGCTCCTCGCGGGCTCGTTCCTGGCCTTCTTTGCACTGAGCCACGGCGTGCCGCCCGAAGAGGCCGCCGAGCCCGCGCATATGTATCTCGTGGCGTTTCGATACGTGCTGTCCGAGCCGGACCTCGCGCTGGCCCTGACCGGCATCTTCGTGGTCCTGTCGCAGATCAAGATCAACGTCACCAACGCCTATGCCGGCTCGATCGCGTGGTCGAACTTCTTCTCGCGCCTGACCCATAGCCATCCCGGCCGCGTGGTCTGGCTGGTGTTCAACGTGATGGTGGCGCTGCTGCTGATGGAGATCGGCGTCTACAAGGCGCTGGAGCAGACGCTGGCGCTCTACTCCAACGTCGCGATCGCCTGGGTCGGTGCGCTGGTGGCCGATCTCGTGGTCAACAAGCCGCTCGGCCTGCGTCCGCCGCAGATGGAGTTCAAGCGCGCGCATCTCTACGACATCAATCCAGTTGGCGTCGGCGCCATGACGCTCGCGATCATCGTCTCGATCGCGGCGTTCTACGGCCTGTTCGGCCCGACCATGAAGGCGCTGGCCGCCTTCGTCGCGCTGACGGTCGCCTTCGTCACCGCGCCTGTGATCGCCTGGCTGACGGACGGGAAATTCTACATCGCGCGCAAGCCAAAGCGGAGCTGGGCCAATATCGAGGCGATCCAGTGCTGCATCTGCGAGCATAGCTTCGAGCCCGAAGACACCACCTCCTGCCCGGCCTATGCCGGCCCGATCTGTTCGCTATGCTGCTCGCTCGACGCCCGCTGCCACGACCTCTGCAAGCCGCATGGGCGCGCCCAGGTGCAGTTCTCCGAGGCGCTCGGCAAGATCCTGCCGCGGCCGATCTATGAGCGGATCAACTCGCAGTTCGGCCATTACGTCGGCGTCTTCGTGGTCTCGGCGGGTCTCGTCGCGCTGGTGCTGGGGCTGATTTATCTGCAGACCTCGGCGAGCGTGCATGGCGAGAACATGCTGGTCTCCAACGTGCTGTGGAAGGTGTTCTTCTCGCTCAGCATCATCATCGGTGTTGTGGCCTGGCTGTTCGTGCTGGCGCAGCAGAGCCGCCGCGCCGCCGAGGCCGAGACGCGGCGGCAGACCACGCTGCTGATCCAGGAAATCGACGCCCACAAGCGCACCGACGCCGAGCTGCAGCGCGCCAAGGAGGTCGCCGAATCCGCCAACCTCGCCAAGAGCCGCTATGTCGTCGGCCTCAGCCACGAGCTGCGCTCGCCGCTGAACGCGATCAGCGGCTATGCGCAGCTGCTGGAGCAGGACGCGACGCTGAACACCAAGCCCCGCGACCAGGTCCGCGTCGTCCGCCGCAGCGCCGATCACCTCTCCGGGCTGATCGACGGCATTCTGGACATCTCCAAGATCGAGGCGGGGCGGCTGTACCTGTCGCGCGACGAGGTGCGCCTGAGCGAATTCCTGGATCAGCTCGTCGGCATGTTCCGTCTCCAGGCCGCCGCCAAGGGCATCGACTTCGTGTTCAGGCGTCCCGCGCATCTGCCGGTCGTGGTCTATGCCGACGAGAAGCGGCTGCGCCAGGTGCTGATCAATTTGCTCTCCAACGCCATCAAATTCACACAGACCGGCAGCGTGCAGTTCGTCGTGCACTATCGCAGCCCCGTTGCCGAGTTCGAGGTGATCGACACCGGCCCCGGCATCCAGGGCGACGATCTCGAGCGCATCTTTGCGCCCTTCGAACGCGGCGCGCTCGGCGTGGCACAGCCGCAGACCGGAACCGGCCTCGGTCTGACCATCAGCCGGCTGCTGGCCGGCGTCATGGGCGGCGACATCAAGGTCACGAGCACGGTCGGCAGCGGCTCAACGTTCAAGGTCAAGATCCTGCTGTCGGAGGTCACCAATCCCCAGCGCATCGCGCCGGTGGAGGCGCCCGTCTCCGGCTATCATGGCGCGCGCAAGACGATCCTGATCACCGACGACGATCCCGTGCATCGCGACCTCTTGCGCGAGGTGCTGACACCGCTCGGCTTCATCCTGCTCAGCGCGCCCGACGGCGCGGGCTGCCTGGCGCTCGCGCAGCATTGCCGGCCCGATCTGTTCCTGCTCGACATCTCCATGCCGGCCATGGACGGCTGGGCCGTCGCGGAAGCCTTGCGCGCCAGCGGTCATCACCAGGCGCGCATCCTGATGGTCTCGGCGAGTGCGCTGGAGGCCCACGGCACCCCGCTGGCGCAGCCCTTCCATGACGGCTATCTGATGAAGCCGATCGACATCCCGCGGCTGCTGGAGACGATCCGCCAGCTTCTCAAGATCGAATGGCAGTACGGCTCGGACGAGATCGCGGCGCCGTTCTGGCGGCCCGAGAGCGGCTCACGGCCACCGGTGCGGCACATCGAGGCGTTGATCGGGCTCGGCCAGATCGGCTACGTCAAGGGCATCCAGCTCAAGCTGGACGAGATCGGCAGCGAGCATCCAGAGCATGCCGACTTCGTTGCGCAGATGCGGTCGCTGGTCGATCGCTTCGATCTCGACCAGTACATGGCCACATTGAAGACGTTGCATGCTTATGAGCATTGA